The genomic stretch AGTGTTTTCAAGTGCGACATTACCATTTTTAACTAAGGCTGAAGGACGTAAATTACGGTCTGAGGCGAGTTTGGTTATTCTTACTATACAGCAGTCTATTTGACTAAAAAGCTGATCACAAAATACTTAGTGTGAACTATGATGAATGGATGCCTTGTCAGTGGGTACTTCAGCCAGTGGAAACTTATTAATGCTAACaaacaaccttgttcccaggacaTTTTGCTTGGTTGATAAAGTTGGTAGCGACAAAAAGGTTGTtagccactccgtaataacggctcagttattttcttattgggaAGATTAAACCAATACCATGAAActcatatatttttaaattcaccCTTGTTTTGAGATGATGGACGGCGATAATGACGAATTGAAGTAACATTAATTTAGCTACCATCATTAATTAGAGAAATTTACATTGTGATTCTTACGTCCAATTTAAACAAGATGCTCTTTGGGCCAATTAGGTGACCTtagcatttatttttttaaaaagcactaCTAGACAGGGCAAGCTTTGTACAGTTTTTTCGTGTTGCAGCTTTATGTTTCAGATAATTGTGTTCTACCACTAGGCGAGACAAATATCTTGTTGCCTCGTTTaactataaaataattataGCTGCTCAAAGAAAAGTCATGAAGCTGAATAAATATATGTGATTTGAACTTAAACAAATGAATAGTGGTTAAATCACATGCAGTGAAAAAAACAAGATACGTAAACTTttcattatatataaaaaattaaaactatggAACATTTTGAAATCACTTTGCTGGTTATCTGTGTTGCTATAGCATGCACGACAGCTTCcgacattttaatttttggaggAAATGGATTTTTAGGTAGCCACCTGGTAATTAATCTTTTAAAGAAAGAACACAATATCACCTTGGTAAACCGTGGAAACGATTATTTTAACTCACGGTCAAGTCTAGAGCCATTTGTACAACGCATTATCGCATGTGACAGGAAAACGTATTTACGTGAAACATGCAAAGAGTTGCTGGGGAATCTAAAATACGATTACGTCATTGATTTTAGTTCTTATGGAGATAAAGAAATTGAACAAGTAATTGATATTTTACAGAACAGAATTGGATTGTATATTTTGATTAGCACCGATACTGTTTACGAGGTGCGCGAAAAAAAGCACGAAGGTAGGACAGTTGAAGAAGATgcagaaaataaatttgaagCGAAGAAAATAGAAGATAAAATTAACgaagaaaacaaatatggcgcaaGTAAAATTGCTTGTGAAGAGCGGCTAAAAGAACAAAGGAAAAGATTTGGTTTTCCATATGTTATACTGCGACTTGCAGACGCTATaggttcaattttttaaaattttagaagtctggtaaaagtttttttttcagctaTAACCATGCTATCAACACAAAAGTTGAATAACTTCCTTTTTTCTCAATGTtaacaacaagaaaaatacaCGTTTTTAATATATAAGAGACGTACTTTTTAAGTTTAGCCTTGATGTTTCTTAACTTCCAGACCTCTTTAGTAATCTCGAAAAAAGAGGGAGACTTGTTTGCAAGATAAAACTTGACATGGATAATTACTACATAATATTTGTTCTGTATTTTAGGTGAACGTGATAACACGTTGAGATGGTGGACTTATCAACTGTTCCTGAAAATACACaaagctttaaaaataaaaataccgcTACCAAAACCTATTATGGAGAGAAATTTCAGCATGGTATATGCAAAAGATGTTTCAGTTGCCATAGAAACAATTATAACAAACCCTGGTTTATTTCACGATCAAATAATTAATTTAGCGTTTAAGGAAGACGTAACATTACGTAGTTTGTTTACAGAAATAGGTGCCTGTTTAAACATAACAAATATGGAGTTTGATTATGACGAAAATACAGCATGGTTTAGGTACCCATCAGTAGAAAAGGGACCAATAGATATTACGAAAGCTGAATTAATATTTGATTGGAAACCAACAAAGTTTATTGACGCCG from Hydractinia symbiolongicarpus strain clone_291-10 chromosome 12, HSymV2.1, whole genome shotgun sequence encodes the following:
- the LOC130622273 gene encoding dTDP-D-glucose 4,6-dehydratase-like, with translation MEHFEITLLVICVAIACTTASDILIFGGNGFLGSHLVINLLKKEHNITLVNRGNDYFNSRSSLEPFVQRIIACDRKTYLRETCKELLGNLKYDYVIDFSSYGDKEIEQVIDILQNRIGLYILISTDTVYEVREKKHEGRTVEEDAENKFEAKKIEDKINEENKYGASKIACEERLKEQRKRFGFPYVILRLADAIGERDNTLRWWTYQLFLKIHKALKIKIPLPKPIMERNFSMVYAKDVSVAIETIITNPGLFHDQIINLAFKEDVTLRSLFTEIGACLNITNMEFDYDENTAWFRYPSVEKGPIDITKAELIFDWKPTKFIDAAQQTCAFFENAMVEPAYAKEREVMLAEFIEEALPDDFTDDQLFSNSLIDAYGPLVFKNIDLGFDVDLDEKRIGQVPKEEL